A window from Sphingobacterium hotanense encodes these proteins:
- a CDS encoding DUF4861 family protein: MKKLLLLCLMSAGAVYNSYAQQHILVSNPTNLSRQELISIPYAKFQQHFNLDTLFTVKDASGNTLPHQIERLGGQTPVNVLVQVAVAPKERVTLTVAEGTPTAVVPNTYARYVPERFDDFAWENDVVAFRMYGKALEGRKDDAQGMDYWAKRTDQLIINKWYKTDDYHKDHGEGMDYYSVGQTLGAGDVALYFNDDVKYTKHYRRYQVLDNGPLRTTFRLEFDPEEVEGQQISLSKTISLDAGSHFNKIALHFNNSSNKSTPIAIGIVKRKEENPLLTVGKGNNSLAYWEPEINASGRTGVAVIVPNQKVRYNNNRPEQALLISSAKSGNDFVYYNGAAWDRAGKITNAEAWNKVVEEYKNKLKKPLKVVLK; the protein is encoded by the coding sequence ATGAAAAAATTACTCTTGCTATGCTTGATGAGCGCAGGGGCTGTTTACAACAGCTATGCCCAGCAGCATATCTTGGTCTCGAACCCAACGAATCTGAGCCGACAGGAATTGATATCAATCCCTTACGCGAAGTTTCAGCAACATTTTAATTTGGATACCCTTTTTACGGTGAAGGATGCAAGTGGCAATACATTGCCTCACCAAATAGAGAGATTAGGCGGCCAAACGCCGGTGAATGTATTGGTTCAGGTTGCTGTAGCGCCGAAAGAACGCGTCACATTGACGGTAGCTGAAGGTACGCCGACCGCTGTTGTGCCGAACACCTATGCGCGGTATGTTCCTGAGCGGTTTGACGATTTTGCATGGGAGAATGATGTGGTCGCTTTCCGAATGTATGGCAAGGCATTAGAGGGACGTAAGGATGACGCGCAGGGTATGGATTATTGGGCAAAGCGCACCGATCAGCTGATAATCAATAAGTGGTATAAAACTGATGACTACCATAAAGACCACGGCGAAGGAATGGACTACTATTCGGTAGGACAAACGCTAGGAGCTGGGGATGTTGCTCTATACTTCAATGATGATGTGAAATATACCAAACATTACCGTCGGTATCAGGTATTAGACAATGGTCCGCTGCGTACGACCTTTCGTTTAGAGTTTGATCCTGAAGAGGTCGAAGGGCAGCAGATTAGCCTGAGCAAAACCATCAGTTTGGATGCGGGTAGTCATTTCAATAAGATTGCCTTGCATTTTAATAACTCCTCCAATAAATCGACTCCAATTGCGATTGGAATAGTAAAGAGAAAGGAAGAGAATCCTTTGTTGACAGTGGGGAAAGGCAATAATTCTTTAGCTTATTGGGAGCCTGAAATTAATGCAAGCGGGCGTACCGGTGTTGCGGTTATTGTGCCTAATCAAAAGGTTAGATACAATAATAATCGTCCGGAGCAAGCTTTGCTGATCAGTTCGGCGAAAAGCGGGAATGACTTTGTCTACTACAATGGAGCTGCATGGGATCGTGCGGGGAAAATAACCAATGCAGAGGCTTGGAATAAAGTGGTTGAGGAGTATAAGAATAAATTGAAGAAACCTTTGAAGGTAGTTTTAAAATAA
- the kduI gene encoding 5-dehydro-4-deoxy-D-glucuronate isomerase: METTFESRYAIGPNETKTLDTKGLRENFLIDRLFWNDRIHFVYTHFDRYMAGGAMPVDQKLKLETIEPLLKEEFFLSRRELGIINVGGAGTVEVDGEQIDLGTKEALYIGKGVKDVYFSSKNAAEPAKFYLNSTPAHHSYPTRKVTKEQANKIELGSLETSNHRVINQMLLHTVIETCQLQMGMTELKPGSVWNTMPAHTHDRRMEVYFYFDLPEGQSVSHFMGPVDETRHIWMQNEQAVISPPWSIHSGAGTSNYTFIWGMAGENMDYDDMDKSSITELR; this comes from the coding sequence ATGGAAACTACCTTTGAAAGCAGGTATGCTATTGGACCAAATGAAACCAAAACTTTAGACACGAAAGGACTGCGTGAGAACTTTTTAATCGACAGGTTATTTTGGAACGATCGCATTCACTTTGTTTACACACATTTTGACCGTTACATGGCTGGGGGTGCAATGCCGGTCGATCAGAAGTTAAAGCTAGAAACGATAGAACCTCTTTTAAAAGAGGAGTTCTTCTTGAGCCGTCGCGAATTAGGAATCATCAATGTTGGTGGAGCAGGCACAGTAGAGGTGGACGGCGAACAGATCGACTTAGGAACCAAGGAGGCTTTGTATATAGGCAAGGGTGTGAAGGATGTTTACTTCAGCAGTAAGAATGCGGCAGAGCCTGCAAAGTTCTATCTGAATTCTACGCCAGCACATCATAGCTATCCGACGAGGAAAGTGACAAAGGAACAGGCGAATAAGATTGAACTGGGTTCGTTGGAGACTTCCAATCACCGCGTGATCAATCAAATGCTATTGCATACAGTCATCGAAACTTGCCAACTGCAAATGGGGATGACTGAATTGAAGCCGGGTTCCGTGTGGAACACGATGCCTGCGCATACTCACGACAGAAGAATGGAAGTTTACTTCTATTTTGATCTTCCGGAAGGCCAGTCAGTTTCGCACTTTATGGGGCCGGTTGACGAAACTCGCCATATCTGGATGCAGAATGAGCAAGCGGTCATTTCTCCACCATGGTCTATCCACTCGGGTGCAGGCACTAGTAATTATACTTTTATTTGGGGGATGGCCGGAGAGAATATGGATTATGATGATATGGACAAGAGTTCGATAACAGAACTGAGATAA
- a CDS encoding LacI family DNA-binding transcriptional regulator encodes MSNITLKELAKKLGISISTVSKALNDSFEISDETKQRVRDMADEYDYRPNILAKSLKTGRSNTIAVIIPYLANPFQSQILEGAQQAAYERNYKLVFMQSRENADLERDSLRTLHQQNIDGVIITPSANSDLKYLKQFHQNCPLVLVDRIDFELDTFKIGVNNEKGAFDATQHLIDMGRKDIVVLCGMNIGVSQKRIAGYKKALLANYIPEKVENIIQVDYGQSREDLIKNLTNILATKLKEHKGPIGLLGTTDTLTVSALGILSKLGVSVPEQVAVIGFANTEVAESLNPSLSTIIQPAFDIGYKGVEKLIELVESKNRSQVDFDTTILDTTIIPRRSSTA; translated from the coding sequence ATGAGTAATATCACCTTGAAGGAATTGGCAAAAAAGTTGGGGATTTCGATATCTACGGTATCGAAAGCCTTGAACGATAGTTTTGAAATTAGTGATGAAACGAAGCAACGCGTTCGTGATATGGCTGATGAATATGACTATCGACCAAATATCCTGGCGAAAAGCCTAAAAACGGGGCGCAGCAATACTATCGCGGTTATTATTCCCTATCTGGCAAATCCATTTCAGTCGCAGATTCTTGAGGGCGCTCAGCAGGCGGCCTATGAGCGTAATTACAAGCTGGTTTTTATGCAAAGTAGGGAGAATGCCGACTTGGAGCGCGACTCGTTGCGCACCTTACATCAACAGAATATCGATGGCGTGATCATAACGCCTTCCGCAAACAGCGATCTGAAATACCTCAAGCAGTTTCATCAAAATTGTCCTCTAGTTTTGGTCGATCGTATAGACTTTGAACTGGATACATTCAAGATTGGCGTTAATAATGAAAAAGGCGCTTTCGACGCTACGCAGCATCTTATCGATATGGGAAGAAAGGATATTGTGGTGCTTTGTGGGATGAATATTGGCGTGAGTCAGAAGCGAATTGCTGGATATAAGAAGGCTTTGTTGGCTAATTACATACCCGAAAAGGTAGAAAACATTATTCAAGTGGATTACGGTCAATCCCGTGAGGATTTGATAAAAAACCTGACCAATATCCTAGCAACGAAACTCAAAGAACATAAGGGGCCTATCGGTCTTTTGGGTACAACGGATACGCTTACCGTCAGTGCCCTTGGTATTCTTTCAAAGTTAGGTGTTTCCGTCCCGGAGCAGGTTGCGGTTATTGGTTTTGCAAATACGGAAGTTGCGGAGTCGCTCAATCCTTCTCTCTCGACGATTATTCAGCCGGCATTTGATATCGGCTATAAGGGAGTGGAGAAGTTAATAGAATTAGTCGAGTCGAAAAACCGCTCACAGGTTGATTTCGACACGACCATATTGGATACCACGATTATACCCCGTCGCTCTTCTACAGCTTAA
- a CDS encoding MFS transporter yields MNEQKAGKYRWTICALLFFATTINYLDRQVLSLTWKDFISPEFHWTNNDYGLITALFSIFYAVGMLFAGRFVDWMDTKKGFLWAIGVWSVGAILHAYCGIATSGILAGEWFVGFEGAKEAIANVHDVARVVNVSVVLFIFARFVLAIGEAGNFPAAIKTTAEYFPKKDRALATSIFNAGSTIGALAAPLSIPVIAKWYGWEMSFIIIGALGFVWMGFWIYMYDKPEVHPKVNEAELSYIQQDDILEAQQATTADAVPTGKVTIMNCLKHKQTWAFAIGKFMTDGVWWFYLFWMPAYLSSVYGIKSSDLNGQLALFVLYSITMLSIIGGWLPSYFINKGMNAYAGRMRAMLIFAFFPLVVLLAQPYGHISFWIPVLLIGVGAAAHQSWSANIFSTVGDMFPKKAIATVTGIGGLAGGLGSFFINIYSGKLFDHAETNWSQVNGENLVTRFPELANVESKKAFFEQQGVANIEEFLKQLAAQGQTVVNGIDKGYMIIFTFCAVAYLIAWCIMKILVPRMKPVKL; encoded by the coding sequence ATGAACGAACAGAAAGCAGGAAAATATAGGTGGACCATTTGTGCGTTGCTATTTTTCGCCACAACGATCAATTACCTGGACAGACAAGTATTATCGCTCACATGGAAAGACTTTATCTCGCCAGAATTTCATTGGACAAATAATGACTACGGACTAATTACCGCCCTATTCTCTATATTTTATGCTGTGGGGATGCTCTTTGCTGGTCGTTTTGTCGATTGGATGGACACCAAGAAAGGCTTCTTATGGGCTATAGGAGTCTGGTCGGTCGGTGCGATTCTTCATGCCTACTGTGGCATTGCTACGTCGGGCATCCTTGCCGGTGAGTGGTTCGTTGGGTTTGAAGGAGCGAAAGAGGCCATTGCCAACGTGCATGATGTTGCGCGTGTAGTCAATGTGTCTGTCGTACTCTTTATCTTCGCCCGATTTGTATTAGCCATCGGTGAGGCTGGAAACTTCCCTGCCGCGATCAAAACAACAGCAGAATATTTCCCGAAAAAAGACAGAGCATTAGCAACAAGTATTTTCAATGCCGGTTCGACTATCGGTGCTCTTGCTGCCCCTCTTTCTATCCCGGTTATCGCAAAATGGTATGGTTGGGAAATGTCTTTTATTATTATCGGTGCGCTTGGATTCGTATGGATGGGCTTTTGGATCTACATGTACGATAAGCCCGAGGTACACCCTAAAGTAAACGAAGCAGAATTAAGTTATATACAGCAGGATGATATTTTGGAAGCGCAGCAAGCAACAACTGCGGATGCGGTTCCGACCGGTAAAGTAACAATCATGAACTGTTTGAAACATAAACAAACATGGGCATTCGCTATTGGTAAGTTTATGACCGACGGCGTATGGTGGTTCTACTTGTTCTGGATGCCTGCCTACCTAAGTTCAGTTTATGGCATCAAATCATCCGATTTGAATGGTCAGTTAGCCCTTTTTGTATTGTATAGCATCACAATGCTGTCCATTATAGGTGGTTGGCTACCTTCTTATTTTATCAATAAAGGGATGAATGCATACGCCGGACGTATGCGCGCTATGTTGATCTTTGCGTTCTTCCCATTAGTGGTATTGCTTGCACAGCCTTACGGACATATATCTTTCTGGATTCCGGTTTTATTAATCGGAGTTGGAGCAGCAGCTCACCAGTCTTGGTCGGCAAATATCTTCTCGACAGTCGGCGATATGTTCCCTAAGAAAGCCATTGCAACGGTTACCGGAATTGGTGGATTAGCAGGTGGTTTGGGATCATTTTTCATCAATATTTATTCTGGAAAGCTGTTTGACCATGCCGAAACCAACTGGAGCCAAGTGAATGGTGAAAACCTAGTAACTCGATTCCCGGAACTGGCCAATGTGGAGAGTAAGAAAGCTTTCTTTGAGCAACAGGGTGTCGCAAATATTGAAGAATTCTTAAAGCAGTTGGCTGCACAAGGCCAGACGGTAGTAAACGGGATTGATAAAGGTTATATGATCATCTTTACCTTTTGTGCTGTCGCGTACTTGATCGCTTGGTGTATTATGAAAATATTAGTACCTAGAATGAAACCTGTTAAGCTGTAG